A segment of the Candidatus Cloacimonas sp. genome:
AAGGTTGAGAAGGTTTAGAAGGTTGAGAAGGTTGAGAAGGTTGAGAAGGTTGAGATGCCTTAAAGCCCCTAAGGACAACATCGTAATGCTGATCTCCTGGTCAACCCCTTTTTGTGCTTGAACGACGAGGAAATCGTCCTTCCGAATAAAAAAGCCCCTTAGGGCAACACAAAAATAGCGATGGTGGCATAAGCCCCTCGGAAAAAGTAAGATACGATAGTTTTTTTTCACTTTCCCGGTTCCCTGAAAGCCCCTTAGGGCGAGATCGGATGGTTGACCTCCTGGTCAACCTCTTCTTGTGCTTGAACGACGAGGAAATCGTCCTTCCGAATAAAAAAGCCCCTTAGGGCGACACAAAAATAGCGATGGGTGCTTAAGCCCCTCGTAAAAATCACGATGCAATCGGCGGAAGGTTTTGACTTACAATTTTCACCTGCCTTCAATGAAACTACGCCCCACACTTTTAGTTCACTTACAACCGCTTTTTAGCTGGTCTGAAATCTGAAAAATTGTGAGTTAAAACAAAAAGCATACACCCTTCCAACCCAACTATCAATCACCCAATATTTCTCCGCCCTCCGTTCTCTGCCAAAAAGCTCCTAAGGGGCTTTCAGGATGCGGGAAAATAATAAAAATACTGTAGCTTATATTTCCCGAGGGGCTTACGCACCCATCGCTATTTTGGTGTCGCCCTAAGGGGCTTTCCAGCATAGAGTAAAAGGCGAAGAGTTTGTCTTCCCATTTTTTTTCAAGTGTATCACTTTTAGCTTGCCAACTCGTACCATTTTTTATTGCCATCCACACAGGGAAAAAGGATAAAAAGATACTGTAGCTTTCATTTTACGAGGGGCTTACGCACCCATCGCTATTTTTGTGTCGCCCTAAGGGGCTTCCAGGAAAGGGGGAAAAGGATAAAAAGATACTGTAGCTTTCATTTTCCGAGGGGCTTACGCACCCGTCGCTATTTTTGTGTCGCCCTAAGGGGCTTTCAGGATGCGGGAAAAGGATAAAAAATACTGTAGCTTACTTTTTACGAGGGGCTTACGCCACCATCGCTATTTTTGTGTCGCCCTAAGGGGCTTTTAGGCAGAGGGCAGAGAGATATTTTTTTCCGTATTTTCCGAGGGGCTTACGCACCCATCGCTATTTTTGTGTCGCCCTAAGGGGCTTTCAGGATGCGGGAAAATAATAAAAATACTGTAGCTTTCATTTTCCGAGGGGCTTACGCACCCATCGCTATTTTTGTGTCGCCCTAAAGGGCTTTCCAGCATAGAGTAAAAGGCGAAGAGTTTGTCTTCCCATTTTTTTCAAGTGTATCACTTTTAGCTTGCCAACTCGTACCATTTTTTATTGCCATCCACAAGGGGCTTTTTTATTCGGAAGAACGTTTTCCTCGTCGTTCAAGTACAAGAAGAGGTTGACGAGGAGGTCACCATTTCGATGTTGCCCTAAGGGGCTAAAAATTACTTCAGCAAAAGCACCTTAGCTGTTTTACGATAATCTGGTGCAGAAAGTTGGATAAAATAGATACCTGAAGCAAGGTCTTTGCCATTTTCGTCTTTGGCGGAAAAGCAAAAATGTTGTTCTCCTCTGGAGTAGATAGCATTAACTAAGGTAGTTACCCTGCGTCCTTTGATGTTATATAACTCTATGGTAATCGGTGTGTTATCTCTATAAACGCTGAAAGAAACAGTTGTTGCCGGATTGAAGGGATTGGGAAAAACTCCTTTTAAAGCTGTAGAAACCCGGGGAGCGGTTATATCCTCTGCGGCATTAACTTCCAAATTAAAATCTGCTGTTGTAGTGTTTCCCGGTATTATATTCACTTCCCTGCTAACAGGATTCAATCCTGGAAAGGATGCTGTAATATAATGCAAACCGCTACTCAATAATAATGAATAGGTTCCAGCGGCAGAAGTGTAAGCAATTTGGTTAGCATCGGCAGTAACGGTTGCTCCGCTAACTAAATTAGTTCCATTTCTCACGGTGCCGCGTAAAAAACCTGTGTTAGGAGGACGCATAATAAATCCCGTTTGAGGATACTGATTAGAATCAAAAGCATAAAGAGGTGGCGCATTGGGATCGTGTTCTTGCTGGTCACTGTAAATATATTTTGTGCGTTGCATTGCCCCGGATTGGATGCGGAATTTATTTTCGGTATTAAAAACATTATAATCAAAAGGACGCTGCACCATTAGAACAAGGTTTTGACCCTGATAATTGTATGCAGGAGAAAGCGGAAAAATTATCTCATTCTCGCCTGCCAGGAAGGACATTGTTCCGTAATAAACCAATGATAGTTCAGAACTTGGTATCCAAACTAAAGGCAAATTAACCAAGTTAGTTTCGCCCAGCCAGATAATAACAGGTGTCCCATTAATATTTTCAATAAAATCATTGTAAAATATCAGGTGGGTAATAAGCCCCGTGGTATCTATTTCCGGAGCATAAATAATGGTTTCAAATAAGCTGGTGTGATAGGTGAAATCCAGAGGCAAATTGCCGGTAAGATTACCACTTCCAACATTGATATTAAGATAGCCCGCTTCCAAAGCAGTGATATTTTGCGGTATGGAACTATTATTTGCCGGATTTTGATCTCCAGGTAAGATGATATCTGCATAAATTAAGTAACTTCCAGGAGTAGAAGGAACCCAGGATAATGTTTGATAAATTGTTTGCCCTGCCACAATAGGATTTCCTGCTGCCATAGCTAAAAGCTCTCCATCTTCTTTTACTAACTTAACGGTATAATTATCCTGAGCTTCGTAGCCAAAGTTATTTATTTGAACTTGCACTGTTTCAGCCGCACCTAAAGTGACAAAACTATCGGAAGTAATTGCGCTACAGGCAAGGTCGTTGGCAATGCCTTGAGCCGTATAGGTAATTTTTATTTTAGGATATTGACCGTTAAGAACAAAACCGCTTGCAGGAGGATTGGCAGGATCTAATACTTGAGTATCGTGATAGGCATTCCTGGCTCTGGTTATTGTATCGGTCTGACTGTAAAAATTATCACTGGAAGAAAAATAACCACTCTCCATAGGTCTCTGAACCATCATAACCAGAGTGTCCCCTGTATAATTGAACAAGGAATCAAGTTCTATATTGATAATATGAATCCCGGAAGGATAACTAACCTCCCCGTCAAATACTAAAGTCAATTCGGAGGAAGGAATCCAGCCGGCAGTTAAGCTTGTAAGAGTCGTAGTTCCCAGCCAAATTTTGGTGGGTTTATTGCTGAGCTGAGTTACGAAATTGTTGTAAAAAGCAATCCGGGAAATAGTTCCC
Coding sequences within it:
- a CDS encoding carboxypeptidase regulatory-like domain-containing protein — protein: MRKRIIIAFLTACLAFSWAFLTADEVVIGSGNQMARIPLDFFYHNSLFECLYYQNELGFAQGTISRIAFYNNFVTQLSNKPTKIWLGTTTLTSLTAGWIPSSELTLVFDGEVSYPSGIHIINIELDSLFNYTGDTLVMMVQRPMESGYFSSSDNFYSQTDTITRARNAYHDTQVLDPANPPASGFVLNGQYPKIKITYTAQGIANDLACSAITSDSFVTLGAAETVQVQINNFGYEAQDNYTVKLVKEDGELLAMAAGNPIVAGQTIYQTLSWVPSTPGSYLIYADIILPGDQNPANNSSIPQNITALEAGYLNINVGSGNLTGNLPLDFTYHTSLFETIIYAPEIDTTGLITHLIFYNDFIENINGTPVIIWLGETNLVNLPLVWIPSSELSLVYYGTMSFLAGENEIIFPLSPAYNYQGQNLVLMVQRPFDYNVFNTENKFRIQSGAMQRTKYIYSDQQEHDPNAPPLYAFDSNQYPQTGFIMRPPNTGFLRGTVRNGTNLVSGATVTADANQIAYTSAAGTYSLLLSSGLHYITASFPGLNPVSREVNIIPGNTTTADFNLEVNAAEDITAPRVSTALKGVFPNPFNPATTVSFSVYRDNTPITIELYNIKGRRVTTLVNAIYSRGEQHFCFSAKDENGKDLASGIYFIQLSAPDYRKTAKVLLLK